One window of the Candidatus Nanopelagicales bacterium genome contains the following:
- a CDS encoding DUF222 domain-containing protein encodes MFDPVVPGPRTSRAWDAALLAQAVTVGPGPVAIGLLEQVDAEALCGHDRVVFLTAWQAQAAWVTARSFAAILPVVGPQPARDPDPDDEGGPVDLGPFECVEEARHAEVAAACRLSTVAASDRIHAARFLAGPGAPVARLLETGAWGYGHLSAVVSETAELSADLTEKVVQVVVADTLPDVDGVASRYAEETPGRLRHRIRRTILRLDAAAAAERAKKRRRERSLRISPLPDFRARITLEASQPMASWAWRQFDTWARARQATLKDPAADLTALLGPCTCPRSEDTAMAGA; translated from the coding sequence ATGTTCGATCCCGTGGTTCCCGGTCCGCGGACCTCCCGCGCGTGGGACGCCGCCCTGCTCGCGCAGGCGGTGACGGTGGGCCCGGGTCCGGTGGCGATCGGGCTGCTGGAGCAGGTCGACGCCGAGGCGCTGTGCGGGCATGACCGGGTGGTGTTCCTGACCGCGTGGCAGGCGCAGGCGGCGTGGGTGACCGCGCGGTCGTTCGCCGCGATCCTCCCGGTGGTCGGGCCCCAGCCGGCACGAGACCCCGACCCGGACGACGAGGGCGGCCCGGTGGACCTCGGTCCGTTCGAGTGCGTGGAGGAGGCCCGGCACGCCGAGGTCGCCGCCGCCTGCCGGCTATCCACCGTCGCGGCGTCGGACCGGATCCACGCGGCCCGGTTCCTCGCCGGTCCGGGTGCCCCGGTCGCTCGGCTGCTGGAAACGGGTGCGTGGGGGTACGGGCACCTGTCCGCGGTGGTGTCCGAGACCGCCGAGCTGTCCGCGGACCTGACCGAGAAGGTCGTGCAGGTGGTGGTCGCCGACACGCTGCCCGACGTCGACGGGGTCGCGTCGCGGTATGCGGAGGAGACCCCGGGCCGGCTGCGGCACCGCATCCGCCGCACCATCCTGCGCCTGGACGCCGCCGCCGCCGCGGAACGGGCGAAGAAGAGGCGGCGGGAACGGTCGCTGCGGATCAGTCCGCTGCCGGACTTCCGCGCCAGGATCACCCTGGAGGCCTCCCAGCCGATGGCGTCGTGGGCGTGGCGGCAGTTCGACACCTGGGCCCGCGCCCGGCAAGCCACCCTGAAGGACCCGGCCGCGGACCTGACCGCCCTGCTCGGCCCCTGCACCTGCCCCCGCAGCGAGGACACCGCCATGGCTGGAGCGG
- a CDS encoding phosphotransferase, whose translation MHDGGLSIDEALVRLLIDDQFAQWSQLPIARVTPAGTVHGVFRLGDSMSVRLPLLPGDPDEVRQVLVDEARAASEFWTLSPVPCPRPIALGDPGHGYPLPWSVQTWVPGRDALAVDPAASESFAQDLASLLVGLRAADTRGRGFRGAGRGGRLTDHDEWMELCFARSEGLVDVVRLRALWQELRLLPRVDGDVMCHGDLTPQNVLVEGGRLAGVLDTGGFAAADPALDLVSVWHLLDGERRTVVRRRLGCSTVQWQRGMAWALQQAMGLVWYYAESHPVMSRWGRRTLNRLLEAAPT comes from the coding sequence ATGCATGACGGCGGGCTCTCGATCGATGAGGCGCTGGTACGGCTCCTGATCGACGATCAGTTCGCGCAGTGGTCGCAGCTCCCGATCGCGCGGGTCACGCCGGCGGGGACGGTGCATGGGGTCTTCCGCCTCGGCGACTCCATGTCCGTGCGCCTCCCGCTCCTTCCGGGCGACCCCGACGAGGTCCGGCAGGTCCTCGTCGACGAGGCTAGGGCTGCGTCGGAGTTCTGGACGCTGTCCCCGGTCCCTTGTCCCCGGCCGATCGCCTTGGGAGATCCCGGGCACGGCTACCCGCTGCCGTGGTCCGTCCAGACCTGGGTCCCGGGTCGTGACGCGCTCGCGGTGGACCCCGCAGCCTCCGAGTCCTTCGCGCAGGATCTGGCGTCCCTGCTCGTCGGCTTGCGAGCCGCTGACACGCGGGGGCGCGGCTTCCGCGGCGCGGGCCGTGGCGGTCGCCTGACCGACCACGACGAGTGGATGGAACTGTGCTTCGCGAGGAGCGAGGGGCTCGTCGACGTCGTGCGGCTTCGGGCCCTCTGGCAGGAGCTGCGACTGCTGCCGCGGGTCGACGGCGACGTGATGTGCCACGGCGACCTGACACCGCAGAACGTGCTTGTCGAGGGCGGCCGTCTGGCGGGCGTCCTGGACACGGGCGGGTTCGCGGCCGCGGACCCGGCACTGGACCTGGTCTCGGTCTGGCACCTGCTGGACGGCGAGCGGCGCACCGTGGTGAGGCGTCGGTTGGGGTGCAGCACGGTCCAGTGGCAGCGCGGGATGGCGTGGGCCCTTCAGCAAGCCATGGGGCTGGTCTGGTACTACGCCGAGTCCCATCCGGTGATGAGCAGGTGGGGCAGGCGGACGCTCAACCGCCTGCTGGAGGCGGCGCCCACGTGA
- a CDS encoding tetratricopeptide repeat protein, whose amino-acid sequence MTGTEGRPRVIRVFISSTFRDMQAEREELVKRVFPLVRHLCESRGVTWGEVDLRWGVTTEQAADGDVLPICLAEIERTRPYFIGLLGQRYGWVPDEIPADLVDELGWLGEAAGRSVTEMEILHGVLNDPEAAGHAFFYLRDPAWVAALPPDQQELYLEDTDRGRELLTDLRDRVRHSGFPVHDYHGPEQLGDQVLADLTALVEGLYPEATPPDPLDRSAHEHAAYAASRFTAFVPRPALTDRLDSYVDGEQAAPLLVTADPGGGGSALVADWVRGLRGRGPGDVVVEHYVGAGGDAADWRALVGRLAGELARSLGVEAPGPDALPDDPPALRALVERVLRDAGVAAAATGRRVVVVVDGVDRLDDVDGAPDLLWLPARLPPGVRAVLTSGRGRPLDTALHREWPVLDVPVLTPPERREFVAAFLARFSKALDDVHVARIASDDMCGNPLYLRTLLDELRQHGDHYTLGEVIGRMLSARTVDDLLEQVLARYEADYERDRPGLVRDAFSLLWAARRGLSETELLELLGTPGSPLPHAFWARLSLAAEQGLVSASGLLRFAHEYLATAVRDRYLADEADRRAAHARLAAYFAGRPLGPRVVDELPWQQWDSGDVDGLVLTLADDAFVELAYVDATSDLMRLWARAEGAGRSMAEAYAPVVADPAAHDPEGAVGPTGRSQLVWAVARLLSDAGHPAEALRLQRYLVEQSRRAPAGLGEGPDGTARLRAALVNLGAALWSQGELDAADPVLVDAVDLCRRAGDAVMLSSALGNLALVRREAGDLDSAEALSDEEGALCRERGDAYALQAHLGNRAQLLRQRGRFDEALEALREQESLCRDLADRAGIARALAGQASVLADRGDVASALALTTAQLEAVRDSGDARGLVEARLNESVMRTQLGQQPEATAAAVEAEQVARRLGDGGLLARVLVARAMATSAGGDWAGAERLAREAELTAREASAWPQAAVALGIAGTARREQGDLAGCRTTHEEELRIAERTDDPQAIASAQANLGTCALAENRFADALAWYAAAEPAFRRLQTHSSLLPMLANRAQVHDMQQNVPAAVADYADAAASAAVLGNAAAVRQWGERGLGLAYQVGDVQRAESLWASLAYAYEEQGDGAALQRALGERALLLINRAQPPGGAVASPSDVDQALLDQAAALLDRQEVLCRSLGDQVGLAACVGNRAIVLRYRGDLDGSLRCLDEQVALSQASGNAQGVLFATANRGEVLGLLGRVDEALAALEWARATAAQYGPALQAMVAQLDGMIAALRGR is encoded by the coding sequence GTGACGGGTACGGAGGGACGCCCGCGGGTGATCCGTGTCTTCATCTCCTCGACGTTCCGCGACATGCAGGCGGAGCGGGAGGAGCTGGTCAAGCGGGTGTTCCCGCTGGTGCGGCACCTGTGCGAGAGCCGAGGGGTCACCTGGGGCGAGGTGGACCTGCGCTGGGGCGTGACCACGGAGCAGGCCGCCGACGGCGACGTGCTGCCGATCTGCCTGGCGGAGATCGAGCGGACCCGGCCGTACTTCATCGGGCTGCTGGGGCAGCGGTACGGCTGGGTGCCCGACGAGATCCCCGCGGACCTGGTCGACGAGCTCGGCTGGCTCGGCGAGGCCGCCGGGCGCTCGGTCACCGAGATGGAGATCCTGCACGGGGTCCTCAACGACCCTGAGGCGGCGGGTCACGCGTTCTTCTACCTGCGCGACCCGGCCTGGGTGGCGGCCCTCCCGCCGGACCAGCAGGAGCTGTACCTGGAGGACACCGATCGGGGCCGGGAGCTGCTCACGGACCTCCGGGACCGGGTGCGGCACAGCGGGTTCCCCGTCCACGACTACCACGGACCGGAGCAGCTCGGCGACCAGGTGCTGGCGGACCTGACCGCGTTGGTCGAGGGGCTGTACCCGGAGGCCACTCCCCCGGACCCGCTGGACCGCTCTGCCCACGAGCACGCCGCGTACGCCGCCAGCCGGTTCACCGCCTTCGTGCCGCGGCCCGCGCTCACGGACCGACTGGACTCGTACGTCGACGGCGAGCAGGCGGCTCCGCTGCTCGTGACGGCCGACCCCGGGGGCGGCGGGTCCGCGCTCGTGGCCGACTGGGTGCGGGGACTGCGTGGGCGCGGGCCCGGCGACGTCGTGGTCGAGCACTATGTGGGGGCAGGGGGCGACGCGGCGGACTGGCGGGCACTGGTGGGCCGGCTCGCCGGGGAGCTGGCCCGGTCGCTGGGGGTGGAGGCCCCAGGGCCCGACGCGCTGCCCGATGACCCCCCGGCGCTGCGCGCCCTGGTCGAACGAGTGCTGCGTGACGCGGGGGTGGCCGCAGCGGCGACCGGTCGCCGGGTCGTGGTCGTCGTCGACGGCGTCGACCGGCTGGATGACGTGGACGGGGCCCCGGACCTGCTGTGGCTGCCGGCCCGGCTGCCGCCGGGGGTTCGGGCGGTGCTGACGTCCGGTCGCGGCCGGCCGCTCGACACCGCGCTGCACCGGGAGTGGCCGGTGCTCGACGTGCCGGTGCTCACCCCGCCGGAGCGACGGGAGTTCGTGGCGGCCTTCCTGGCCCGCTTCTCCAAGGCGCTGGACGACGTGCACGTCGCTCGGATCGCGTCGGACGACATGTGCGGCAACCCGCTGTACCTGCGCACGCTTCTCGACGAGTTGCGCCAGCACGGCGACCACTACACCCTCGGCGAGGTCATCGGCCGGATGCTGTCTGCACGCACCGTCGACGACCTGCTGGAGCAGGTGCTGGCGCGGTACGAGGCCGACTACGAGCGGGACCGGCCGGGACTGGTCCGCGACGCGTTCAGCCTGCTGTGGGCGGCCCGGCGCGGCCTGTCGGAGACCGAGCTTCTGGAGCTGCTGGGGACACCGGGATCACCTCTGCCCCATGCGTTCTGGGCTCGGTTGTCGCTGGCCGCGGAGCAGGGCCTGGTCTCCGCGTCCGGGCTGCTCCGGTTCGCGCACGAGTACCTCGCGACCGCGGTGCGCGACCGCTACCTGGCGGACGAGGCGGACCGGCGGGCGGCGCATGCGCGGCTGGCCGCGTACTTCGCAGGTCGTCCCCTCGGACCCCGGGTCGTCGACGAGCTGCCGTGGCAGCAGTGGGACTCCGGCGACGTGGACGGCCTGGTGCTCACGCTGGCGGACGACGCGTTCGTGGAGCTCGCGTACGTCGACGCGACCTCCGACCTGATGCGGCTGTGGGCCAGGGCGGAGGGTGCCGGCCGGTCGATGGCGGAGGCGTACGCGCCGGTCGTCGCGGACCCGGCGGCGCACGACCCGGAGGGGGCGGTCGGGCCGACCGGACGTAGCCAACTGGTGTGGGCAGTGGCGCGGCTGCTCTCCGACGCGGGGCACCCGGCCGAGGCGCTGCGGTTGCAGCGCTACCTGGTGGAGCAGTCGCGACGGGCTCCCGCGGGCCTGGGCGAGGGGCCGGACGGGACCGCCCGGCTGCGTGCGGCCCTGGTCAACCTGGGTGCTGCGCTGTGGTCGCAGGGCGAGCTGGACGCGGCGGATCCGGTCCTGGTCGATGCGGTGGATCTGTGCCGGCGGGCCGGTGACGCCGTGATGCTGTCCAGCGCGCTCGGCAACCTCGCGCTGGTGCGCCGGGAGGCCGGAGACCTGGACTCGGCGGAGGCGCTGTCGGACGAGGAGGGCGCGCTCTGCCGGGAGCGCGGGGACGCGTACGCGCTGCAGGCGCACCTGGGGAACCGTGCCCAGCTGCTCCGGCAGCGGGGGCGGTTCGACGAGGCGCTGGAGGCTTTGCGGGAGCAGGAGTCCCTGTGCCGGGACCTCGCCGACCGGGCCGGGATCGCGCGCGCACTGGCAGGGCAGGCGTCGGTGCTGGCGGACCGCGGCGATGTGGCGTCCGCTCTGGCGCTGACGACGGCGCAGCTGGAGGCCGTACGCGACTCGGGGGACGCACGCGGGCTGGTCGAGGCGCGGCTGAACGAGTCGGTGATGCGTACGCAGCTCGGGCAGCAGCCGGAGGCGACCGCTGCGGCCGTGGAGGCCGAGCAGGTGGCCCGGCGGCTCGGGGACGGGGGTCTGCTGGCGCGCGTGCTGGTGGCGCGGGCGATGGCGACGTCGGCGGGTGGGGACTGGGCCGGAGCCGAGCGGCTCGCCCGGGAGGCCGAGCTCACCGCACGCGAGGCGAGCGCGTGGCCGCAAGCCGCTGTGGCGCTGGGGATTGCGGGGACGGCGCGCCGGGAGCAGGGCGACCTCGCCGGCTGCCGTACGACGCACGAGGAGGAGTTGCGGATCGCCGAGCGGACGGATGATCCGCAGGCGATCGCGTCCGCGCAGGCGAACCTGGGCACCTGCGCGCTGGCGGAGAACCGGTTCGCGGACGCACTGGCGTGGTACGCCGCCGCCGAGCCGGCGTTCCGTCGGCTGCAGACGCACTCGTCGCTGCTGCCGATGCTGGCGAACCGGGCCCAGGTGCACGACATGCAGCAGAACGTGCCGGCGGCGGTCGCGGACTATGCGGATGCAGCGGCGAGCGCGGCGGTCCTCGGGAACGCGGCGGCGGTCCGTCAGTGGGGCGAGCGTGGACTGGGGCTGGCGTACCAGGTCGGCGACGTGCAACGCGCGGAGTCGCTGTGGGCGTCACTGGCGTACGCGTACGAGGAGCAGGGCGACGGCGCTGCGCTGCAGCGGGCGCTGGGCGAACGCGCGCTGCTGCTCATCAACCGCGCCCAGCCACCGGGCGGAGCGGTGGCCTCGCCGTCGGACGTGGACCAGGCGCTCCTCGACCAGGCGGCGGCGCTGCTCGACCGGCAGGAGGTGCTGTGCCGGTCGCTCGGCGACCAGGTGGGGCTGGCCGCGTGCGTGGGGAACCGGGCGATCGTGCTGAGGTACCGCGGCGACCTCGACGGCTCGCTGCGCTGCCTCGACGAGCAGGTGGCGCTGTCGCAGGCATCCGGGAATGCGCAGGGCGTGTTGTTCGCGACCGCCAACCGGGGCGAGGTCCTCGGCCTGCTGGGACGGGTCGACGAGGCGCTGGCCGCGCTGGAGTGGGCGCGGGCGACGGCGGCGCAGTACGGACCGGCGCTGCAGGCCATGGTGGCCCAACTGGACGGGATGATCGCCGCCCTGCGGGGGCGGTGA
- a CDS encoding sialidase family protein has product MPAAGATARVVWRSPVTVAAVWRATAYYTGLDLAASADARRLVAVWRTRDDVYAAASADSGATWSTPVTVNAAPCSGALLDAPRVAASTDGGRAVIVFTCGAETQGPALFAATSADGGRTWAAATRLSEATWGTQDLNPVVAVSADGSRAIAAWDFDPYASSDPVGNRIQASSSVDGGATWSTPSDIDAYGTSRSIRDLQLAASVAGDRVTLLWRSFSYSSGGPAEVRYATTLDSGTTWGPAATLTVAEGAWFVRSAASQDGTRLTVAWSAWNGSHGVLTAATSSDTGGTWTVPVRVSAKTQDVPTAALWSSASGQRLSLAWTWRSGSRSKAVLSASSRDGGRTWTTPTTLSLPKRQAKVPSVAASGDGRRVYVAWEQADGGSWPAYARTSVDGGRTWTARVRLSPRGGVGGTPQLAVTPNGARATAVWAFSNESRYAIQSSRGRLVG; this is encoded by the coding sequence ATGCCCGCCGCGGGCGCGACCGCGCGGGTCGTCTGGCGGAGCCCGGTGACGGTGGCCGCGGTGTGGCGTGCCACCGCGTACTACACCGGGCTCGACCTCGCCGCGTCGGCGGACGCCCGGCGGCTGGTCGCGGTGTGGCGCACCCGGGACGACGTGTACGCGGCGGCGAGTGCCGACTCCGGTGCCACCTGGTCCACTCCGGTCACGGTCAACGCCGCACCTTGCTCCGGCGCCCTGCTCGACGCCCCGCGGGTGGCGGCCTCTACCGACGGCGGTCGCGCGGTCATCGTCTTCACCTGCGGTGCGGAGACCCAGGGGCCGGCACTCTTCGCCGCCACCAGCGCTGACGGGGGGCGAACCTGGGCCGCCGCAACCCGGCTGTCCGAGGCCACCTGGGGGACCCAGGACCTGAACCCGGTGGTGGCCGTCTCCGCGGACGGCTCGCGGGCCATCGCGGCGTGGGACTTCGACCCCTACGCGTCCTCCGACCCGGTCGGGAACCGGATCCAGGCATCCTCGTCCGTCGACGGGGGCGCCACCTGGTCGACGCCCAGCGACATCGACGCGTACGGGACCTCCCGGTCCATCAGGGACCTGCAGCTCGCGGCGTCCGTCGCCGGCGACCGCGTCACGCTGCTGTGGCGCAGCTTCTCCTACTCCAGCGGCGGCCCCGCCGAGGTCCGCTACGCCACCACCCTCGACTCGGGCACGACGTGGGGGCCGGCGGCGACGCTGACGGTGGCCGAGGGGGCCTGGTTCGTGCGCAGCGCCGCGTCCCAGGACGGCACCCGCCTGACCGTGGCCTGGTCGGCCTGGAACGGCAGTCACGGTGTTCTCACGGCGGCGACGAGCTCCGACACGGGCGGGACCTGGACGGTGCCCGTACGGGTGTCCGCGAAGACCCAGGACGTCCCGACGGCGGCGCTGTGGTCATCGGCGAGCGGCCAACGCCTGTCCCTGGCGTGGACCTGGCGCTCCGGGAGCCGGTCGAAGGCGGTGCTGTCGGCGTCCAGCCGCGACGGCGGTCGGACCTGGACCACCCCGACGACCCTGTCCCTGCCGAAGCGCCAGGCGAAGGTGCCCAGCGTCGCCGCGTCGGGCGACGGCCGGCGCGTGTACGTGGCGTGGGAGCAGGCCGACGGCGGCAGCTGGCCGGCGTACGCGCGCACGAGCGTGGACGGCGGTCGCACCTGGACCGCGCGGGTCCGGCTGTCGCCGCGGGGCGGCGTCGGGGGGACACCGCAGCTCGCGGTCACCCCCAACGGCGCGCGCGCGACGGCGGTGTGGGCCTTCTCGAACGAGTCCCGATACGCGATCCAGTCGTCCCGCGGGCGGCTGGTCGGGTGA
- a CDS encoding sialidase family protein, which yields MSRTSHAERRPEVRRRPPVVLALAVGVCLPLAVVTTPASAAASDAYTWRTGVRLSSPAPSSVPGGIVLSRTGSRVATTWAGVYAGWRVIWVATSTDGGVRWRAPVEVSRSSENTDPSIVSSADGTRLAVVWQRRFNGAVQVATSSDGGRTWRAPVDLTTPPTEPSSPRIISSVDGRRLTAAWLDEGEYSNGPVTIQTRTSTDAGVTWGPAKTLDTATFDPAWTESPIELSGSADGSVVALAWRFVGSPQDQPGPVQVAVSSNGGGTWGPASALTAPGDTVASVQVSVAGDGSAVAVGWTGWSGAEVAALVRTSADGGATWTAPARLSPSGRDVRALALAGARTSDRVSAVWLTQVGAQQVVQGVGSTNGGVAWSAVRTVASWKYTQFKQAPGLQVALSDDGRRVGVAWTRRISGKWAVQAVTSVTAGRTWSPARTLSDLSAEAYHDRIGMSGNGKRVAVQWMRYPTNSHDRFTIRVATGRHR from the coding sequence ATGTCGCGTACGTCCCACGCCGAACGCCGACCCGAGGTGCGCCGTCGCCCGCCCGTGGTGCTGGCGCTCGCCGTGGGCGTCTGCCTGCCGCTGGCCGTCGTGACGACTCCGGCGTCGGCTGCGGCTTCGGACGCGTACACCTGGCGGACCGGGGTCCGACTGTCGTCGCCGGCACCGAGCTCGGTGCCCGGGGGGATCGTGCTGTCACGCACGGGGTCGCGGGTCGCCACCACGTGGGCGGGCGTCTATGCGGGGTGGCGCGTGATCTGGGTGGCGACCAGCACGGACGGCGGCGTCCGGTGGCGGGCCCCCGTCGAGGTGTCCAGGTCGAGCGAGAACACGGACCCGTCGATCGTCTCGTCGGCCGACGGGACCAGGCTCGCCGTCGTGTGGCAGCGCCGCTTCAACGGCGCGGTGCAGGTCGCGACCAGCAGCGACGGGGGCCGGACCTGGCGCGCGCCCGTCGACCTCACCACACCCCCGACCGAGCCCAGCAGCCCCCGGATCATCTCCTCCGTCGACGGCCGGCGCCTGACCGCGGCCTGGCTGGATGAGGGGGAGTACTCGAACGGCCCGGTGACGATCCAGACCCGGACGAGCACCGACGCCGGAGTGACCTGGGGCCCTGCCAAGACGTTGGACACCGCGACCTTCGACCCCGCGTGGACCGAGTCCCCGATCGAGCTGTCGGGGAGCGCGGACGGCTCCGTCGTGGCGCTGGCCTGGCGGTTCGTGGGGTCGCCTCAGGACCAGCCGGGGCCGGTGCAGGTGGCGGTGAGCAGCAACGGGGGCGGCACCTGGGGCCCTGCCTCGGCGCTCACGGCGCCGGGTGACACGGTCGCCTCGGTGCAGGTCTCGGTCGCCGGCGACGGCTCCGCGGTCGCCGTCGGCTGGACCGGGTGGAGCGGTGCGGAGGTCGCGGCGCTGGTCCGTACGAGCGCGGACGGGGGTGCGACCTGGACGGCACCGGCTCGACTCTCCCCGAGTGGCCGTGACGTCCGCGCCCTCGCCCTGGCGGGAGCGCGTACGTCGGATCGTGTCAGCGCCGTCTGGCTGACCCAGGTGGGGGCCCAGCAGGTGGTCCAAGGCGTCGGAAGCACCAACGGCGGGGTCGCCTGGTCGGCGGTGCGCACCGTGGCGTCCTGGAAGTACACCCAGTTCAAGCAGGCCCCCGGACTGCAGGTCGCGTTGTCCGACGACGGGCGACGGGTCGGCGTAGCGTGGACCCGGCGCATCAGCGGGAAGTGGGCCGTCCAGGCGGTGACGAGCGTCACCGCGGGTCGCACCTGGAGCCCCGCGCGGACCCTGTCCGACCTGTCCGCCGAGGCCTACCACGACCGGATCGGGATGTCCGGCAACGGGAAGCGGGTCGCGGTCCAGTGGATGCGCTACCCGACGAACTCACATGACCGGTTCACCATCCGGGTGGCGACCGGACGGCACCGCTGA
- a CDS encoding MarR family transcriptional regulator gives MGSRTAVRGRGATAVPDEALLLDNQLCFLVYRLHRGITDLYRPVLGELGLTYPQYLALLVLWESEPVTVGELGARLHLDSGTLSPLLKRMAAAGLVERTRSAEDERSVVVSLTREGRALRERAREVPAAIGGCISGTPEDYLTVRDQLTTLLERVDAACAP, from the coding sequence ATGGGCTCACGGACGGCCGTCCGGGGCCGCGGCGCGACCGCGGTCCCGGACGAGGCGCTGCTGCTGGACAACCAGCTGTGCTTCCTGGTCTACCGGCTGCACCGCGGCATCACCGACCTGTACCGGCCCGTGCTCGGCGAGCTCGGGCTGACCTACCCGCAGTACCTCGCCCTCCTGGTGCTGTGGGAGTCCGAGCCGGTCACCGTCGGCGAGCTCGGTGCGCGACTGCACCTGGACAGCGGCACGCTGTCGCCCCTGCTGAAGCGGATGGCGGCCGCGGGGCTGGTCGAGCGAACGCGGTCAGCGGAGGACGAGCGGTCCGTCGTGGTGTCTCTGACCCGTGAGGGCCGCGCGCTGCGCGAGCGGGCCCGGGAGGTGCCGGCCGCGATCGGTGGCTGCATCTCCGGCACCCCCGAGGACTACCTCACGGTGCGCGACCAGCTGACGACGCTGCTCGAGCGCGTCGACGCCGCCTGCGCGCCGTAG
- a CDS encoding glutathione peroxidase, with translation MANTETLYDLSFTSNKGEEVPLSQFEGRPVLIVNTASKCGFTPQYDGLQKLHEEFKDQGLVVIGFPCDQFAHQEPGDDAEIEEFCRINYGVDFPLSTKVDVNGKDTHPVFQYVKAQAGGLLGSGIKWNFTKFLVAPDGTTVTRYGSRTDPADIRGDIEALLDQPAS, from the coding sequence ATGGCGAACACCGAGACCCTCTACGACCTGTCCTTCACCTCCAACAAGGGCGAGGAGGTGCCGCTCTCGCAGTTCGAGGGCCGTCCCGTCCTGATCGTGAACACCGCCAGCAAGTGCGGGTTCACCCCGCAGTACGACGGGCTGCAGAAGCTGCACGAGGAGTTCAAGGACCAGGGACTGGTCGTCATCGGCTTCCCCTGCGACCAGTTCGCGCACCAGGAGCCGGGCGACGACGCGGAGATCGAGGAGTTCTGCCGCATCAACTACGGCGTCGACTTCCCGCTGTCCACCAAGGTGGACGTGAACGGCAAGGACACCCACCCGGTGTTCCAGTACGTGAAGGCACAGGCCGGCGGCCTCCTGGGCTCCGGGATCAAGTGGAACTTCACCAAGTTCCTGGTCGCCCCGGACGGCACGACGGTGACGCGGTACGGCTCCCGGACCGACCCGGCCGACATCCGAGGCGACATCGAGGCGCTGCTCGACCAGCCGGCCTCCTGA
- a CDS encoding ABC transporter ATP-binding protein translates to MADGTADVLVDVRGLVKRFGRTEVLKGLDLQVTRGEVHAYLGPNGAGKTTTLRLLLGMLRSDGGSMSVLGLDPWHDVAALHRRLAYVPGDVALWPTLSGGEVIDLMGRLRGGLDPTRRAELIERFDLDPTKKGRTYSKGNRQKVALVAALASRVDLYLLDEPTAGLDPLMEAAFRDCVDELRGEGATILLSSHILSEAEALSDRVSIIREGVVVETGTLAQLRHLTRTTVTARVTAIPDGLDRIAGVHDLRVRGDEVGAEVDAMAMSEFVAALSNAGVVTLESRPPTLEDLFLRHYTGSPT, encoded by the coding sequence ATGGCTGACGGCACTGCCGACGTCCTGGTCGACGTACGCGGGCTGGTGAAGCGGTTCGGGCGCACCGAGGTCCTCAAGGGGCTCGACCTGCAGGTGACCCGGGGGGAGGTGCACGCCTACCTCGGGCCCAACGGGGCGGGGAAGACCACCACGCTGCGGCTGCTGCTGGGGATGCTGAGGTCCGACGGCGGCTCGATGTCGGTGCTGGGCCTCGACCCGTGGCACGACGTGGCGGCACTGCACCGGCGGCTGGCGTACGTCCCCGGCGACGTGGCGCTGTGGCCCACGCTGTCCGGTGGCGAGGTCATCGACCTGATGGGCCGGCTGCGCGGGGGGCTGGACCCGACGCGTCGGGCGGAGCTGATCGAGCGCTTCGACCTCGACCCGACCAAGAAGGGCCGTACGTACTCGAAGGGCAACCGGCAGAAGGTCGCGCTGGTCGCCGCGCTGGCCAGCCGGGTGGACCTGTACCTGCTGGACGAGCCGACCGCGGGCCTCGACCCGTTGATGGAGGCCGCGTTCCGGGACTGCGTGGACGAGCTGCGCGGCGAGGGCGCGACGATCCTGCTGTCGTCGCACATCCTGTCCGAGGCGGAGGCGCTCAGCGACCGGGTGTCCATCATCCGCGAGGGTGTCGTCGTCGAGACCGGGACGCTGGCCCAGCTGCGGCACCTGACCCGCACGACCGTCACCGCGCGCGTGACCGCGATCCCGGACGGGCTGGACCGGATCGCCGGCGTGCACGACCTGCGCGTGCGCGGTGACGAGGTCGGCGCCGAGGTCGACGCGATGGCGATGAGCGAGTTCGTCGCCGCGCTGTCCAACGCCGGTGTGGTCACGCTGGAGAGCCGGCCGCCGACGCTGGAGGACCTGTTCCTGCGGCACTACACCGGCAGCCCGACATGA